The genomic segment TTGATCGTCGCCCCGTTGATCGCGTTTGCGCCTCCTGCGCAGGCGCAGATCGGCAACATCTTCTCGGATCCGCCGCCGCGGCCGCCGGGAACGGTGCCGCGTGGCGTGCAGCCGCCTGCCGACGACGAAGAGGAAGAGGTGCCGGATCTGCCGCCGCAGGGGCGGGTGCTGCCGGCCCCGGGCCGCGCGATGCAGGGCTCGGCTATGCCGGGACCGGTGCAGTCGCAGCCGTTGCCGCCGCCGCCGGGCTCCACCGTGATTCCGCAAAACCCGCCGCCCGGGGCTCAGCAACCGGCAGAGCCGAACACCGGTGTCGCCAATGCGCCGGCCGCGACCAATCCGCTTCCCGGTCTGCCGCCGGGCCAGCGCCAGCCGCGCGGTACGCCGCCGGCCAATCCGCCGCCGGCCCCGGCGACGCTGCAGCCGGGCGACGAGATCGTCACCGAGCCGCCGGCGCAGAAGATCGTAAACAAGAAGGCGAGCTTCGCCGGCCTCGACAAGATCACCGGCCGCACCATCAATTTCGACGCCGACATCGGCGAAACGGTGCAGTTCGGCGCCCTGCGGGTGAAGACCGACGCCTGCTATACGCGGCCGTCGACCGAAGCTGCCAACACCGACGCCTTCGTCGAGGTCGACGAGATTACGCTGCAGGGCGAAGTGAAGCGGATTTTCTCCGGTTGGATGTTCGCGGCCAGCCCCGGCCTGCATGCGGTCGAGCACCCGATCTACGATATCTGGCTGACCGACTGTAAGGACCCGGAGACCTCGAACGTCGCCAGTGCCCAGCCGGATGCGCCGAAGCCGGCCGCCCCGCCGCCGCAGCAGCGTCGCCGCCAGCAACAGCAGTCGCAGCAAACGCTGCCGCCGCCGTCATCACTGCAGCAGCCGGCGCCGCAGCCTCAGCGCCCGCAACGCCCCCCGCCGCTGCCGTTCCCGGGCTTCCAGCAGTAAGTGCGGTCGGGCTCCGAGAAATCGAGCCGTCGATTTCGCTGATGTTCCACGGTTCAGCGTTGCCGCCAGCAGCTACGAACGGCGTTGCTCTGCTTCAGGCAAGGAAGGCAAGAGCGCGATTAGCAATGTTGGTCGCGCGTGAGGCTGTGCTTGCTTCCGCCATCGGCAGCGCTTGTGACGGCGGGCAGACGAGCACCGCTCAGTTGCAGAGCACCTGAACGGTGAAGAGTTTGGCGAGATCGGCGATTGCCTCGGGCGCAAGCTCGCGTGTGCTCACCTTGCCGGTCGGGACCACACCGCTGGAATCGAGGAAGTTGGTTGCGATACCGGTCTTGATCGCAAAGTTGACGTTCTGCGGAATGTCCTTGGTCGCCGCCGCGATGTTCAAGGCATTGAGCTTCGAGACGATGACGCCGATGACATTGCCGTATTTGTCCAGCAGCGGACCGCCGCTGTTGCCCGGCTGAACCGGCGCCGAGATCTGAGCAAGCCGGGTATCATCTTCCATTCCCGTCGTCGCGGTGATCGCGCCGGCGGTGAAATTGCCGGAGGTCGACAGGATGCCGGTCAGCGGGAAGCCGAAGACGTAAACCGCTTCGCCGAGCCGAATCTGCGATCGCAGGCCCGGAATGGCAGCCGGTGACGACGCCGTCTTCAGGATCGCAAGATCGTTGGTCTTGTCCTTCGCGACGAGGGTAGCGCTCACGGCAGCCCCGCCTGGAGGCAGCACGTTGATGGTCGAACACTCGGCGATGACGTGGTGATTGGTCACGATGTGGCCGCTGTCCGAGACGTAGAAGCCAGTGCCTGAGCTCTTGGTCTGGCGTTTCGGCTTGGTGTCAGTCGAAGGTTCATCGCGGGTATCGCTCTGCGCCGTCATGAACGCCTTCTGGCACGACAACACCGCTTCGAGCGCGCGTCGCGAGCCATCCAACGACAGCGCTGCGACTCGGCGCCGATTGAGGAACACGCCGACACCGCCGGACTCGGCAAGCTCCACCATGAACTCGGTCTTGAGGTTGCCCGAGAACACGCCCTTCTCATTGCTTCGCTCGAAGCCGAAGAACTCGCCGTTCCATCGGGTGCGACCCATGACGAGTTGCATGTCGTACTGGCCGTCGACCTCGACCGACGCCCAGCGCGGATTGGTGAAGGCGATGTAGGCGCTCGGCTTGTCGCCGGCGAAGCCGAACCAGACCGTCGTTCGATCCTGATAGGTCGCAGCGGCGAGGCAACCGCCAACGCTCTTGCTGAATCCGACGTCCCAGCCCGAGACCTTGCCGAATGACTTATCGATGTTGAGGTCGCCGCAGCGGGCCTCTGCTGCGCAGGCGATCGATCCGACAAACATCAATGCAGCGAGCGCCCGCGCGAGGAGGTCCTTCCGCGGAAGAGCTTTGCGGGGCGGGTGCACGAGCCGCACTGCGAATGTTGTGTGCTTCATCGGCCTTCGCACTGGAAAATGGCTGCGCCTCTGGTGGAGGTGCCTTTGTCCGGCGGTGGACGCTTAGTCTCTGGCCGGACGTGTTTTCGAAGCGGCAACGCCGGCGAACGGGTCCGCCATCGATGCCTGTGACGGCGCCGGACGCGATCGGTGCGCAACGTGCCGCCGGGGACGCGCAGACCGATAGACGCGCGGCTGTTGTTGCTGCGCGATGCCGTTGGCGATGATCGCTGCGGCGGCGACGCCAGCGAGCGCGCCGAACACGGCAGCGCCATCGCGCGCGACGGAGCGGGTTGGAAAAGAGATCACAGCGATCGCAACAGCTGCAGCCAGCAGAGCCGGCGAGACACGCAATGACTTTTGGTCCAATGTTCTTTTCAGCATGACAGTCCCCAGATGCCCTGCCTTCGATTAGTAGAAAACGGGGTTGCAACGGTCAAGCAATGACCGTCATGCGAGCGGCGCGTGTTCGCGTCTTGAACAGTTTGCTGTGGGTACCAGGATGCGTTACGTCCGCGTGATGATCGCCAGCGCTTCGGCGCCGGTGACCGGGCGGTCGAGCGGCAGTGCTGCGAACGAGGCTTCTCCTTCGAGCGCGTCGTCGAGCAGCGAGCGATAGCGCAGCCGCGGCACTTCGATGGCGCCGAAGCTCTTCAGGTGATCGGTCACGAACTGCGTATCGAGCAGGGTGTAGCCGCCGGCGAGCAGGCGCGCGACCAAGTGGACCAGCGCCACCTTCGAAGCATCGCGGGCGCGGTGAAACATGCTCTCGCCGAAGAACGCCCGGCCGAGGCTGACGCCGTAGAGGCCGCCGGCGAGATCGCCGTCCT from the Rhodopseudomonas palustris genome contains:
- a CDS encoding S1C family serine protease, whose protein sequence is MFVGSIACAAEARCGDLNIDKSFGKVSGWDVGFSKSVGGCLAAATYQDRTTVWFGFAGDKPSAYIAFTNPRWASVEVDGQYDMQLVMGRTRWNGEFFGFERSNEKGVFSGNLKTEFMVELAESGGVGVFLNRRRVAALSLDGSRRALEAVLSCQKAFMTAQSDTRDEPSTDTKPKRQTKSSGTGFYVSDSGHIVTNHHVIAECSTINVLPPGGAAVSATLVAKDKTNDLAILKTASSPAAIPGLRSQIRLGEAVYVFGFPLTGILSTSGNFTAGAITATTGMEDDTRLAQISAPVQPGNSGGPLLDKYGNVIGVIVSKLNALNIAAATKDIPQNVNFAIKTGIATNFLDSSGVVPTGKVSTRELAPEAIADLAKLFTVQVLCN
- a CDS encoding DUF2155 domain-containing protein — translated: MSRSLSLVGLAALIVAPLIAFAPPAQAQIGNIFSDPPPRPPGTVPRGVQPPADDEEEEVPDLPPQGRVLPAPGRAMQGSAMPGPVQSQPLPPPPGSTVIPQNPPPGAQQPAEPNTGVANAPAATNPLPGLPPGQRQPRGTPPANPPPAPATLQPGDEIVTEPPAQKIVNKKASFAGLDKITGRTINFDADIGETVQFGALRVKTDACYTRPSTEAANTDAFVEVDEITLQGEVKRIFSGWMFAASPGLHAVEHPIYDIWLTDCKDPETSNVASAQPDAPKPAAPPPQQRRRQQQQSQQTLPPPSSLQQPAPQPQRPQRPPPLPFPGFQQ